The proteins below come from a single Hippocampus zosterae strain Florida chromosome 5, ASM2543408v3, whole genome shotgun sequence genomic window:
- the fbxo43 gene encoding F-box only protein 43 isoform X1 has product MQCTPEPNVHRDSCTGQRCNECFDSGYSGLFHSPQSIGGFESCRSLVSVDLGDTPEENVRLSVTPQERSSIRPRHKDAKGIQRSSTLSWCETPKVSKSCVSLRHRLALGNAAKHVKSDSTMSPRTGTTESSVGSDHLLSVSFDAVDNTPQALVLRPLKLAQDFPLCGRERRLLFTQVRTSTLEDGTLNLGDSNSLERRISLLDDFSQHFHASDQLNTQAPCLSKFPPDSTKENSPSPVSNLTSDLYETSNVLCTPSSTYTPKCIRSPYEDSGFSSLDKSQDSSVDHDGSFQELLRSTSKGTSETPNLIDAKRRSRLQRQHRLSTLKEGGSLSDEDPSDRKHQHIQRHSSTCKDNEVFIRDSSRRVLSLKCSNTTSDGLASAKQGCKTPLSETTAERDGTTPSSRTSVNSNVTPFKATKLSLTPALQLIHSLCEQKAQMFAGQSPSLKEELRATASLAEASVLFGTNMPLAGLIGRKMGLGKVDILTELRKRNLRHILAVIFSHLSAECVHSCGLVSTDWNEIIQQDKHAHLKREIYRSAVEAAQEFAGTAHAETRLALLKRSPFQTVQAQSRSFTYCTPQSGNRTLTPLQYSTLSLGSSSKRDKFLEVAKTLFNDECLRHCPRCQHPAKCQVVKGEGVCTRADCAFQFCTACLCAFHGSKECGLQSVGRRKKDSLLPGSAESKRNIRRL; this is encoded by the exons ATGCAGTGTACCCCTGAGCCCAACGTCCACCGAGACAGCTGCACAGGCCAACGGTGTAATGAGTGTTTTGACAGTGGTTACTCGGGTTTATTCCACAGTCCACAGAGCATCGGTGGATTTGAGTCTTGCAGATCTTTGGTTTCAGTAGACCTTGGTGACACACCCGAAGAGAATGTCAGACTTTCTGTCACTCCTCAGGAAAGAAGTAGCATCAGACCTCGGCACAAAGACGCCAAGGGGATTCAGCGATCCTCCACTCTGAGCTGGTGTGAAACTCCCAAAGTTTCCAAGAGCTGTGTCTCACTGCGACATAGACTTGCTCTGGGCAATGCTGCTAAACACGTCAAAAGTGACAGCACAATGTCCCCACGGACCGGAACGACGGAGTCGTCAGTTGGGTCCGACCATTTGCTCAGTGTGTCCTTTGATGCTGTAGACAACACGCCACAGGCTTTGGTTTTAAGACCTTTAAAATTGGCGCAGGATTTCCCGTTATGTGGTAGGGAACGTCGTCTGCTCTTCACTCAGGTAAGGACCTCCACTCTTGAGGATGGTACCCTGAACTTGGGTGACAGCAACAGTTTGGAGAGACGAATTTCACTCTTGGATGATTTCAGTCAACACTTTCATGCCTCTGATCAACTTAATACACAAGCACCGTGTTTAAGCAAATTCCCGCCGGACTCAACCAAGGAAAACTCTCCATCCCCAGTCAGCAACCTGACGAGTGACCTTTACGAAACATCCAATGTCTTGTGCACGCCGTCATCCACATATACACCAAAATGTATCAG GTCTCCGTATGAAGACAGTGGCTTCAGCTCCCTCGATAAATCCCAAGACTCTTCTGTCGACCATGACGGCTCGTTCCAAGAGTTGCTGCGTTCTACCTCAAAAGGAACCTCCGAAACCCCCAATCTGATAGATGCAAAACGGCGATCCCGTTTGCAACGACAGCACAGACTTTCCACTCTAAAGGAAGGCGGGTCATTGTCTGACGAAGACCCATCGGACAGAAAGCATCAACATATTCAGCGCCACAGCAGCACTTGTAAAGACAATGAAGTTTTCATCCGAGATAGCTCTCGCAGGGTTCTTTCTCTGAAATGTAGCAACACAACATCTGATGGGCTGGCATCGGCGAAACAAGGTTGTAAAACTCCTCTCAGTGAAACCACAGCCGAACGTGATGGCACCACACCTTCGAGTAGGACATCGGTCAATTCCAATGTAACCCCCTTCAAGGCAACCAAGCTCTCATTGACACCTGCTTTACAGCTCATTCATAGTTTGTGTGAGCAGAAGGCCCAGATGTTTGCTGGCCAAAGTCCGAGTCTAAAAGAGGAACTGAGAGCCACGGCATCTCTTGCTGAGGCATCAGTCTTGTTCGGGACAAATATGCCGTTGGCGGGGCTGATTGGACGCAAGATGGGGCTGGGCAAGGTGGACATATTAACGGAGCTGAGGAAGAGGAACCTCAGGCACATCCTGGCTGTCATATTCAGCCACCTGTCTGCTGAATGTGTCCACAG TTGTGGTCTGGTGTCCACAGACTGGAATGAAATCATCCAACAGGACAAGCACGCTCACTTGAAGAGAGAAATTTACCGCAGTGCAGTAGAAGCTGCTCAAGAG tttGCTGGCACTGCCCATGCTGAAACAAGATTGGCCCTGCTTAAAAGATCACCCTTCCAAACTGTGCAGGCCCAGTCTCGAAGCTTCACTTACTGCACCCCGCAGTCTGGAAACCGCACTTTAACGCCTTtacaatacagtactttatcttTGGGCAGCAGCAGCAAACGGGACAAGTTCTTGGAG GTTGCCAAAACCCTCTTCAACGAcgaatgcctcagacattgcccTCGCTGTCAGCATCCTGCAAAGTGTCAAGTTGTGAAAGGCGAGGGTGTTTGCACCAGAGCGGATTGTGCGTTCCAGTTTTGCACAGCATGCTTGTGTGCTTTCCATGGGTCCAAAGAATGTGGACTCCAGTCTGTAGGCCGCCGCAAAAAAGACTCGTTGCTTCCGGGAAGTGCTGAGAGCAAGCGAAACATTCGAAGACTATGA
- the fbxo43 gene encoding F-box only protein 43 isoform X2, with product MQCTPEPNVHRDSCTGQRCNECFDSGYSGLFHSPQSIGGFESCRSLVSVDLGDTPEENVRLSVTPQERSSIRPRHKDAKGIQRSSTLSWCETPKVSKSCVSLRHRLALGNAAKHVKSDSTMSPRTGTTESSVGSDHLLSVSFDAVDNTPQALVLRPLKLAQDFPLCGRERRLLFTQVRTSTLEDGTLNLGDSNSLERRISLLDDFSQHFHASDQLNTQAPCLSKFPPDSTKENSPSPVSNLTSDLYETSNVLCTPSSTYTPKCIRSPYEDSGFSSLDKSQDSSVDHDGSFQELLRSTSKGTSETPNLIDAKRRSRLQRQHRLSTLKEGGSLSDEDPSDRKHQHIQRHSSTCKDNEVFIRDSSRRVLSLKCSNTTSDGLASAKQGCKTPLSETTAERDGTTPSSRTSVNSNVTPFKATKLSLTPALQLIHSLCEQKAQMFAGQSPSLKEELRATASLAEASVLFGTNMPLAGLIGRKMGLGKVDILTELRKRNLRHILAVIFSHLSAECVHSCGLVSTDWNEIIQQDKHAHLKREIYRSAVEAAQEVAKTLFNDECLRHCPRCQHPAKCQVVKGEGVCTRADCAFQFCTACLCAFHGSKECGLQSVGRRKKDSLLPGSAESKRNIRRL from the exons ATGCAGTGTACCCCTGAGCCCAACGTCCACCGAGACAGCTGCACAGGCCAACGGTGTAATGAGTGTTTTGACAGTGGTTACTCGGGTTTATTCCACAGTCCACAGAGCATCGGTGGATTTGAGTCTTGCAGATCTTTGGTTTCAGTAGACCTTGGTGACACACCCGAAGAGAATGTCAGACTTTCTGTCACTCCTCAGGAAAGAAGTAGCATCAGACCTCGGCACAAAGACGCCAAGGGGATTCAGCGATCCTCCACTCTGAGCTGGTGTGAAACTCCCAAAGTTTCCAAGAGCTGTGTCTCACTGCGACATAGACTTGCTCTGGGCAATGCTGCTAAACACGTCAAAAGTGACAGCACAATGTCCCCACGGACCGGAACGACGGAGTCGTCAGTTGGGTCCGACCATTTGCTCAGTGTGTCCTTTGATGCTGTAGACAACACGCCACAGGCTTTGGTTTTAAGACCTTTAAAATTGGCGCAGGATTTCCCGTTATGTGGTAGGGAACGTCGTCTGCTCTTCACTCAGGTAAGGACCTCCACTCTTGAGGATGGTACCCTGAACTTGGGTGACAGCAACAGTTTGGAGAGACGAATTTCACTCTTGGATGATTTCAGTCAACACTTTCATGCCTCTGATCAACTTAATACACAAGCACCGTGTTTAAGCAAATTCCCGCCGGACTCAACCAAGGAAAACTCTCCATCCCCAGTCAGCAACCTGACGAGTGACCTTTACGAAACATCCAATGTCTTGTGCACGCCGTCATCCACATATACACCAAAATGTATCAG GTCTCCGTATGAAGACAGTGGCTTCAGCTCCCTCGATAAATCCCAAGACTCTTCTGTCGACCATGACGGCTCGTTCCAAGAGTTGCTGCGTTCTACCTCAAAAGGAACCTCCGAAACCCCCAATCTGATAGATGCAAAACGGCGATCCCGTTTGCAACGACAGCACAGACTTTCCACTCTAAAGGAAGGCGGGTCATTGTCTGACGAAGACCCATCGGACAGAAAGCATCAACATATTCAGCGCCACAGCAGCACTTGTAAAGACAATGAAGTTTTCATCCGAGATAGCTCTCGCAGGGTTCTTTCTCTGAAATGTAGCAACACAACATCTGATGGGCTGGCATCGGCGAAACAAGGTTGTAAAACTCCTCTCAGTGAAACCACAGCCGAACGTGATGGCACCACACCTTCGAGTAGGACATCGGTCAATTCCAATGTAACCCCCTTCAAGGCAACCAAGCTCTCATTGACACCTGCTTTACAGCTCATTCATAGTTTGTGTGAGCAGAAGGCCCAGATGTTTGCTGGCCAAAGTCCGAGTCTAAAAGAGGAACTGAGAGCCACGGCATCTCTTGCTGAGGCATCAGTCTTGTTCGGGACAAATATGCCGTTGGCGGGGCTGATTGGACGCAAGATGGGGCTGGGCAAGGTGGACATATTAACGGAGCTGAGGAAGAGGAACCTCAGGCACATCCTGGCTGTCATATTCAGCCACCTGTCTGCTGAATGTGTCCACAG TTGTGGTCTGGTGTCCACAGACTGGAATGAAATCATCCAACAGGACAAGCACGCTCACTTGAAGAGAGAAATTTACCGCAGTGCAGTAGAAGCTGCTCAAGAG GTTGCCAAAACCCTCTTCAACGAcgaatgcctcagacattgcccTCGCTGTCAGCATCCTGCAAAGTGTCAAGTTGTGAAAGGCGAGGGTGTTTGCACCAGAGCGGATTGTGCGTTCCAGTTTTGCACAGCATGCTTGTGTGCTTTCCATGGGTCCAAAGAATGTGGACTCCAGTCTGTAGGCCGCCGCAAAAAAGACTCGTTGCTTCCGGGAAGTGCTGAGAGCAAGCGAAACATTCGAAGACTATGA